The DNA region ATTGAGGATCTTGATGCCCTGATAAGGAAATACGAGACCAGCTACAATATTGGTGAATCTGGTTCCTCCTGCACGCTCACATCTAAGAGCATCCAAAAACTCTCCAGCCGGGAGTTTCAAACATCAGCAATACAAGCAGTGAGTGGAGTTCTTGACAAAAAAGTCAGTAGTTTGAGCTTTCCTAGTTCAGTCATTCAGTCTGAGTTAACAGGTGCTGTATCAGGTCAAACATTGTCTGGCATTGTAAAGACAGAGTCAATTCACCCAGTGGGCTCAACAGCGTCAGTAGTTGTTAAGACTTTCGTGTCAGATATGAAGTCCTTGGTTGAATCTGAAGAGAGTCCCCAACAGAAGAGTGCCTGGTCTGCTGCTGTTCACATTTACCACAGCATCCAAAACAACTTGAAAGATTATTTCGGCAAGCTTCAGCGATGTGCCTTAAAgagcattgtcacatctgatgACAACATCACAAATGCTGAGTTTAAGGAGACAGTTCCACTTCCTTGCTTAAACATGAAATATTGGCCCAGTAAGAGTGAGCCTCAGTTGCCAGAGTCCACTGGTGCAGTTACTTTACAAAGAGGCCTAAGTGAGAGCTCAAAACTTATTTGGGCAAAAACTGAGTCAGAAGAAAGCAAGCTCCTTCTGACAACTTGCATCAAAGAAGTCATCTCAGAGCTTCTGGTCTTGTACAAGACTGAAATATCAAAGGAGGACGCCCTGTACACTGTTGGAGAAAAAGGATCAGGCTTctctattgagagagagaaatttgTAGAGGGTGTTCTGGCTCAGCTTGGGGATATTGCCCATTCCAGGGCCTCATCACCAATAGTATGTGAGTTCCCCTGTCAAATTGAGGACAGCAGAAGTAAGGCCACAGCTTCTTTGACCAGTCTGTTAGATTGTATTAGAAAACTCTCAAGTGATGAATTTAAGAGAAATGCCACTCAAGCAGTGAGTGAGTTCCTAGTTAAAAAGTCCGCCAGTAGCTTAACTAGTGCACAGCCTGCTTATTCTGTAGCATCCAGGTCTTGTTCCATTCAAAACCAGTACACATGGTCAAAGGATATTTGTGCGGATTCTGCTGCCTTTGGCATCATTGAAACATTTGTGGAAGACCTGCAGAGCTTGGCGCAACCTGcagaagtagaggagagagaacctgaccTCCAGGAAAATGCACAAAAGCTACAGAGCAGGATCTGGTCTGCTACCACTAGTTTATATAACAATATTCAGAAGACATTAAAGGACTTCATCATTCATCAGCGGAGGTCAGACATGCTGAGCAGAATGTCTAGTCATATACCCACAGAGGACTCTGGACATCTTGGGACTAAGGAGCACATTTGTTTGGCAAGCCAGGACTTGAGGCAAGCTAGTAAGAGTGTGCCTCACTTGCACAGTTTGAACCTTGAAGTGGCTCTACACAGGGGTGGCAGCGAGAGTTCAAAACTTCTCTGGACTGAAACAGACGAGGCTCTACTGACCAATAGTACCAAAGAGGTCATTTCAACAATCTTGACCTCATGCGAGGATCAGGCATCAAATGCACCTTGCTTCTCCACAGTAGGAAAGAAAATATCTGATATGTCCCTTGAGGTCAACATGTTGgtaggtggtgttctgtctcaGCTGAAGGACATCTCCTTGTCAAGGTCCCCAACACCATGTGAAGACATGTTTGAACGTCTCCAAGGTTCTCCTGAGCGAACCTCTCCAGTAAGTCTAGATTGCAGCACGGCTGCCTCCAAAGGCATTGCATCTTCCCACAGTCTTTCAACAAAGAGCCTCCAAAAACGTTCTAGTCATGAGTTCCAAACCAAAGCtgagaaaggagtgagtgaggTCCTCTCTAGATCATTTAACATTGTGGAGGAAGGTACAACAGATAAGTACCTCCAGTCTGTATCTACATCCACCacatctactgatattatacaaaccATGGTGAAAGACCAGCAGGAGCTCACCCAGACCACCCAATCATCTGACATGGTATCTGGAACCTCCCTGCTCACCACTGGACAGGTTTCTGAGAAAAGAATCTGGTCTGTTGCTCGTAACATCTACAACAGTCTGCAAAGTAAGATTACGGAGTTTCTCAGAAAAGATCTTCAAAGATCAGACACAACACTTGGTTCAATCCAAATCTTTACGTATCAAAGCAGTCCTGCATCACAAAGAGCAAGTCTCGGCCATCTTGAGGTCAACCAGAGCAGTGTTACACCTGGTGTAAACGATGCCTGTGTGGACATTCTGCACAAATTACTACCTAAAACCACTGAGCTCTCAGGATCCATGCTGGAGGATATTGACACGATCCGTTGTAGGAGTGCTGACAGCCAAAATACAAGAAATACCTCTTCTTCacgctcctccatctctctaacacCTACTTCAAAATTAAGGCAGTCGAAATGGCACTTTGCTTTACCCGGGACTCCCATCCCCACTGAGTTTCCTGCTCAGattgactttcccattgttagaaacacaatcattgagGACTTCTTTCACACAGAGGACTTACTTCCTGTAACCTTTGTGGACAAAGTCAGGCAAGCTGCTGGGGTGGTAGTGGACATTATGGTGGAAAGTGTTGAGAACACACAGGAAGATGGACAGGGTGCTTCTCATCCTGACGACCTCCGATCTGCTGttaggaaattgagaaaaatcaTTTCCACTTGGACCATCCACATTTTCAGCCATGAATTGGTGGATAAAGTGATAGCCATTCAGGACAGCCACAGCACTCCACAGGTCTTAACATTGGAAGCAGCCAAAAGTGCTTCAGACTCCATTCTTTCAAGGCTGAAATGGGGAAAGGAACAATGTGCCATATCCAAGGAGCTCTCCTCTCAGCTTCTCCAGATATTTGCTGAAGAGACAGTGAAGGGCTTCCTgagacagtggtcagatgagtatGAAAACATAAACTTTGATGTTTCAGTCCAGAACGATCCAAAGACTTCTACTTGCATGGTCATTCTTCAAATGATCACCAAAGCCACTGCTAAATGTTATTTTGAGTCCGCTACCAGCGTGGCCACCAGTGACATTGTAGAAGGCGTGTTTGATTTGGAAAGGGATACCATCAGCAGTACTGGAGAGCAGGTCCTCACCTTCAATACAAAGGTATAGTACACATACATCTTTCATGAATAACACTGCTGTTGACCTTTTATATGATTCTTTGTGTCATGGCATTGCACTGCTTCTTTGCAGTTGATATGCTGTACTTTAAGATATCGaaaacatttcagtttgttttaATGTGCCTTTTCCCACCAACCAGGGTTCCAATAATGTTAGTAAGAACCTCTGTCCTCAAGAGTCTCTGgagtaccagcctcagaacatttccCCTACTGTGTACTTTACAGGTAAGCCCTGCTGCTGTTTAGGCTGCTGCTCAGTCAAGACTGAGACATTATCCctttaccattccactaattcattTGGAAAGACGTTGTACTCCTCTGAGTTGTTACctatgacatactgtactgtgggctgggtggtagcctagtgggttaagaggttgggccagtaaccgataggTTGCTGGTTCAGAATCCCTGAGTTCACGAggcaaaatctgtcaatgtgctcttgagcaaggcacttaatcctaattgctccttgtaagtctctctggataagagtgtctgatacATGAGTAAAAATGTAAATTGATGGCATGCTGGATGGTCTTTCGTTGCAGAGACGATGACAACATCTCATGGCTCCTTTTCTCCAGAGGGAATTTATGATATCGCATCGTCCTTCCCACTTGAAGAGAAGAGTCGCAAACCCTCCCTTTTCACCAGATTGTCTAGATCCATCACAAAAGGCTTTCTCAGCCCATTCAAATCTTCAAGGAAAACcaaattatttaaataaattcctcattataacaacgagagcattcatttgttcagatgagaatctaattgtattggtcacatacgccgAAAACAACTGTGAGATGCTTTAttacgagcccattcccaacaatgcagagttaaaaattaagaaaatattttctaaatagtaacacaataacaataacaaggctatatacaaggagtaccagtaccgagtcaatgtgcatgggtgcgaggtagttgaggtaatacagtatgtacatgtaggtaagggtaaaagtgactaggcaatcaggatagataataaacacagtaGCAGCAGCTAGTGTGAAAGTCGGTCAGTGTcacagtgaatgtgtgggtagagtgtagTGAATGTGCATCGAGCCAATTCAAGAGAGTCAGTGGAAAACAATTAGAAAAATACATCAATaacaaagggggtcaatgcaaatagtgcaggtggccatttaattaacgttcagcagtctaatgacttgggggtagaagctgttcagcagtctgacttggaggtagaagctgttcagcagtctaatgacttgggggtagaagctgttcagcagtcttatggctttggggtagaagctgttcagcagtctaatggcttgggggtagaagctgttcagcagtctggtggcttgggggtagaaactgttcagcagtctaatggcttgggggtagaacctgttcagcagtctggtggcttgggggtagaagctgttcagcagtctaatggctttgggatagaagctgttcagcagtctgatggcttgagggtagaagctgttcttcagtctaatgacttggaggtagaagctgttcagcagtctgacttgggggtagaagctgttcagcagtctaatggctttggggtagaagctgttcagcagtctaatgacttgggggtagaagctgttcagcagtctaatgacttggaggtagaagctgttcagcagtctaatgacttgggggtagaagctgttcagcagtctaatggcttgggggtagaagctgttcagcagtctaatggctttggggtagaagctgttaagcagtctaatgacttggggggtagaagctgttcagcagtctaatgacttgggggtagaagctgttcagcagtctaatgacttggaggtagaagctgttcagcagtctaatgacttggaggtagaagctgttcagcagtctaatgacttgggggtagaagctgttaaggagccttttgtccCAGAATTGGTGCTCTCgtatcgcttgccgtgtggtagcagagtgaacagtctatgacttgggtggttggagcCTTTTGCCAATCATTTACATATCACttactttatttttatttgatttgatgtcatatTGTAAACGTATGTATCTGTTTTgctgaaaatatgattttgaaaaCAATGAATGTCTACAAGTGCTTCATAAAACagttatatttatttttgtattttcaaaagACAGCAAATAGCCAATCAAGTATCAACataagtgaaatgaaagacagatTTAATTTTCAGTGAATAATTGTCTTGTCCAGTGAGCAACTCAATGACATCGATTCAATGACATCATTAGATCACCTCCAAGAAGCATCTTCAACGTTCACCTGACAACCCATTGGATAAGACACATACACTAACCAAGTGTTTCTTACCTGTCAAGAAGGTTGAGATCAGAAGCTTCTTCAATACCCCAGAAATGGAAAGGCTTTGAGACAAAGACAATCAACTGTCCAGATAATGCACATACACTAACCCGGATGTTCTACTTGCcccactgagttacagcaaagtTATCATTTATGCATGGGTCCACGATCCACTCATAGCTCTCACAGCTATCTGACAGTTCTCAGAATACTAAGGAAGAAGTGTGTGATATTGGATTTGGTATCCTTCCCACTCccaagtgattgggagtcccatagggtgccgcataattggcccagcgtcgtccgggtttggccatcattgtaaataagaatttgttcttaactgacttgtctagtgaaataaaggttaaataaaaaataaactatttaAGCTGTCTGCTATGTTGCTGTGTAAATCCACACACTGCAGGGGAATGATGACACATGCTGTGCTAACACATCGTCACAGTAGTTGTCAGTTTTGTAACGTAAATAAAGAGTTTGTCAAATACTCTATGTGAAATACAGTATGTATTATTTTCCCATAATGCCATTATTTCATGTCTTGTGGTATTTTTAGCATTTTTTCCCCCCTTATGTATCAGGTGTATTATTTTGACACTGCACAGACTCATTTAAATGAGCAATAATGATCCACATCTTAATAAAAGAGTTTTAAGGCAGCAGTGTTCATACTGTATTTTACATTGATTTCAACCACTATAGGTCTTCATCAGCAAGTGAGGATTTCTATGGATAAAAACTAGTGttaagtgtggggggggggctcaaTTAGACCCATGTCAAACACTTACAATCacgtacagtacaaccacatTCAGTACAATCACATAGTCACATTCAGTACAACCACATAGTCACATACAGCACAACCACAGTCACATTCAGTCAACTGAATGATTctagaataataataattccaTTCACATTTGGCTACTACAAATAGCCAGTGAAATATGATACGTTTTTTGTTCCTTGAGAGGAATGACTGAGAATCCACTGCCTGCCGTTGTAAACTTTCTGCACACAAATCAAACACAGTACTGACTATATCTATAAGCCTCATCCAAAGGAACGAAATTCTAAGTTGTCCGCATTGTTTCAGGCATCATCCGTTCCAAAGTCTCATCTTGttcactgtaaaaaataaaaataaaaactcaaaTAAGAGTTCCTTTTTGGACAATTCCAGGTTGTCCCTCCTTGTTTCAGTATGTTTAATCTGCCTAATGACCAGGATCCTGGTGTCTACCCAATGTGCTGAGCACTCCTCCTGGACAGAGTCCGCGCTACATTCAGCTGCTGCAACCATGGTCTCTGTGTGAAGGCACTGTTAGAGAGTCAATCAACCAGAACAAGGTTAGGAGACCAAATCTGTGTCCTAGCATtgtgaaatactgtatatgtaatggCCTCAATACATTAATGAAGTGCCCTTAcattctatcctctccccatACTGAAACAACTTGTTAGGGTGAACCAATAAGACTGACACTATATACCTTCTAAGCATGATAGTTGGCTCATGATTTGTTTCAGGACTTGTTAGGGTAAACCTATAACAGCTTCTAACCcaaagtcataagactgctgaacaattaatcaaatggccaccggacaagttcaaatgttttattatttgttactttagtttattggGTAAATATTCTCttcaactcttcttgaactgcactgtttgttaagggcctgtaagtaaagTATTTCACGGAaagatctacacttgttgtattcagcgcatgtgacaaataaagtttgagttGATTTGATTATGTACCTTCTAAGCATGATGGTTGGCTCATGATTTGTTTGTACTGAAATCTATTCAGGGAGGATAAGGGTATATATCATaggcagtgatgtagtggtaaaaccATTGACTGGTAAATGCTGATTGCCGTTCAGGATTAAAGAAGTAACGCTCCCTCTACTTTCAATGCATCTTCCACAAAAGGTGGGTAAATGCttgaacaaaataaaataaaaagtgtgtAAACAGCTTTTACATGTGTTCTCCCCCCCCCACCACTGATTATAGGAGGCTTCTTCTGACAGTATTCACACCTTTCATAAGAAACCTCCAGAGAAATATTCATATTCACCGTAGCTGTCATTTAAACTTGGACTAACCTGGCCAAGGCCAAACAGTATATGGCGTTTTCTCTGGGTGTGCGGTCGCAGTGGAGAGAAAAGGCCTCCAGTGAGGTGGTGAGTATCTGGGCGGAGTTTGGCGAGGCAAACACAGGTCTGAGATTGGTGTCTCTGGAAATGGGCGGGAGCGGGACTCTGCTCCTCCATTGGTTGCTGTTCTGATCCCCACTCTCATCCTCCTCACATCCCTTCCCTCCacatcccctcttcttctctctttcatcaCTCGTGGCCACAGGGTGTTGCTTCGGTAGTTGAAGAGGTTTATCCTGGGATGCCAGGGCGCGGAGCTGGCAGGTTACATGAGATGGGCAGTTGATGGGGGTCAAACTTTGAGAGGCTGTGGACATCACCCTGATACCCGCCTTGGCCTCACTCCTCCTGGGCTTGGAAGACATCTTGGGGAGGGTGAAGCCGTCCACCAGGACCGTGTCGCCCACCCTGGTCCTGAACGGAGCCCTGTTGAGGCCCATGCAGTGCCTGGATGCTGCCCTCCTCTGCCCCAGCCTCACCCAGCCCTTTATCTGGAGGTATGTCCGCATGGGCAGGGCCATACCTGGGAGGACCACCACAGAGCACAGCTTGGTGGC from Oncorhynchus mykiss isolate Arlee chromosome 1, USDA_OmykA_1.1, whole genome shotgun sequence includes:
- the LOC118937070 gene encoding uncharacterized protein LOC118937070 isoform X3 produces the protein MDDHLTSEAVNEMEQSNCTRSRATSVMETTEEGKLNNVEHLTLMDFLQNLTEKQWRGIREGMFDPLTKQQLAGLCLRIVQFLSDKLMQIIIPGLYELLGIQDAASSPLSQRSLTASLTSLLDDKTNTKSRVRFTEAGVPKRPGSRKSYNSFRIPTPYPSSNCMEQEEEEEQESQLKFKEIYLTKGSLGSGSYLPKGAMRTLTSLSDVQKKTTNSETLQVLLGVSEDTLVTCVQDSLQGSLSKLACMSNSPSGSAGSMMLTPAVMAELAKDVKSALSVVVKSASASQTSVVTPVRGDSQTKVTESMVRELAAKLEKVDQESKSLTGQVMTMISDTMVAFVDENEQNLLEDLKDKITFLASHVGFIEDLDALIRKYETSYNIGESGSSCTLTSKSIQKLSSREFQTSAIQAVSGVLDKKVSSLSFPSSVIQSELTGAVSGQTLSGIVKTESIHPVGSTASVVVKTFVSDMKSLVESEESPQQKSAWSAAVHIYHSIQNNLKDYFGKLQRCALKSIVTSDDNITNAEFKETVPLPCLNMKYWPSKSEPQLPESTGAVTLQRGLSESSKLIWAKTESEESKLLLTTCIKEVISELLVLYKTEISKEDALYTVGEKGSGFSIEREKFVEGVLAQLGDIAHSRASSPIVCEFPCQIEDSRSKATASLTSLLDCIRKLSSDEFKRNATQAVSEFLVKKSASSLTSAQPAYSVASRSCSIQNQYTWSKDICADSAAFGIIETFVEDLQSLAQPAEVEEREPDLQENAQKLQSRIWSATTSLYNNIQKTLKDFIIHQRRSDMLSRMSSHIPTEDSGHLGTKEHICLASQDLRQASKSVPHLHSLNLEVALHRGGSESSKLLWTETDEALLTNSTKEVISTILTSCEDQASNAPCFSTVGKKISDMSLEVNMLVGGVLSQLKDISLSRSPTPCEDMFERLQGSPERTSPVSLDCSTAASKGIASSHSLSTKSLQKRSSHEFQTKAEKGVSEVLSRSFNIVEEGTTDKYLQSVSTSTTSTDIIQTMVKDQQELTQTTQSSDMVSGTSLLTTGQVSEKRIWSVARNIYNSLQSKITEFLRKDLQRSDTTLGSIQIFTYQSSPASQRASLGHLEVNQSSVTPGVNDACVDILHKLLPKTTELSGSMLEDIDTIRCRSADSQNTRNTSSSRSSISLTPTSKLRQSKWHFALPGTPIPTEFPAQIDFPIVRNTIIEDFFHTEDLLPVTFVDKVRQAAGVVVDIMVESVENTQEDGQGASHPDDLRSAVRKLRKIISTWTIHIFSHELVDKVIAIQDSHSTPQVLTLEAAKSASDSILSRLKWGKEQCAISKELSSQLLQIFAEETVKGFLRQWSDEYENINFDVSVQNDPKTSTCMVILQMITKATAKCYFESATSVATSDIVEGVFDLERDTISSTGEQVLTFNTKGSNNVSKNLCPQESLEYQPQNISPTVYFTETMTTSHGSFSPEGIYDIASSFPLEEKSRKPSLFTRLSRSITKGFLSPFKSSRKTKLFK
- the LOC118937070 gene encoding uncharacterized protein LOC118937070 isoform X1 — its product is MFPFSPGYDHRALSQSLDLPVCVMDDHLTSEAVNEMEQSNCTRSRATSVMETTEEGKLNNVEHLTLMDFLQNLTEKQWRGIREGMFDPLTKQQLAGLCLRIVQFLSDKLMQIIIPGLYELLGIQDAASSPLSQRSLTASLTSLLDDKTNTKSRVRFTEAGVPKRPGSRKSYNSFRIPTPYPSSNCMEQEEEEEQESQLKFKEIYLTKGSLGSGSYLPKGAMRTLTSLSDVQKKTTNSETLQVLLGVSEDTLVTCVQDSLQGSLSKLACMSNSPSGSAGSMMLTPAVMAELAKDVKSALSVVVKSASASQTSVVTPVRGDSQTKVTESMVRELAAKLEKVDQESKSLTGQVMTMISDTMVAFVDENEQNLLEDLKDKITFLASHVGFIEDLDALIRKYETSYNIGESGSSCTLTSKSIQKLSSREFQTSAIQAVSGVLDKKVSSLSFPSSVIQSELTGAVSGQTLSGIVKTESIHPVGSTASVVVKTFVSDMKSLVESEESPQQKSAWSAAVHIYHSIQNNLKDYFGKLQRCALKSIVTSDDNITNAEFKETVPLPCLNMKYWPSKSEPQLPESTGAVTLQRGLSESSKLIWAKTESEESKLLLTTCIKEVISELLVLYKTEISKEDALYTVGEKGSGFSIEREKFVEGVLAQLGDIAHSRASSPIVCEFPCQIEDSRSKATASLTSLLDCIRKLSSDEFKRNATQAVSEFLVKKSASSLTSAQPAYSVASRSCSIQNQYTWSKDICADSAAFGIIETFVEDLQSLAQPAEVEEREPDLQENAQKLQSRIWSATTSLYNNIQKTLKDFIIHQRRSDMLSRMSSHIPTEDSGHLGTKEHICLASQDLRQASKSVPHLHSLNLEVALHRGGSESSKLLWTETDEALLTNSTKEVISTILTSCEDQASNAPCFSTVGKKISDMSLEVNMLVGGVLSQLKDISLSRSPTPCEDMFERLQGSPERTSPVSLDCSTAASKGIASSHSLSTKSLQKRSSHEFQTKAEKGVSEVLSRSFNIVEEGTTDKYLQSVSTSTTSTDIIQTMVKDQQELTQTTQSSDMVSGTSLLTTGQVSEKRIWSVARNIYNSLQSKITEFLRKDLQRSDTTLGSIQIFTYQSSPASQRASLGHLEVNQSSVTPGVNDACVDILHKLLPKTTELSGSMLEDIDTIRCRSADSQNTRNTSSSRSSISLTPTSKLRQSKWHFALPGTPIPTEFPAQIDFPIVRNTIIEDFFHTEDLLPVTFVDKVRQAAGVVVDIMVESVENTQEDGQGASHPDDLRSAVRKLRKIISTWTIHIFSHELVDKVIAIQDSHSTPQVLTLEAAKSASDSILSRLKWGKEQCAISKELSSQLLQIFAEETVKGFLRQWSDEYENINFDVSVQNDPKTSTCMVILQMITKATAKCYFESATSVATSDIVEGVFDLERDTISSTGEQVLTFNTKGSNNVSKNLCPQESLEYQPQNISPTVYFTETMTTSHGSFSPEGIYDIASSFPLEEKSRKPSLFTRLSRSITKGFLSPFKSSRKTKLFK
- the LOC118937070 gene encoding uncharacterized protein LOC118937070 isoform X5, with protein sequence MSNSPSGSAGSMMLTPAVMAELAKDVKSALSVVVKSASASQTSVVTPVRGDSQTKVTESMVRELAAKLEKVDQESKSLTGQVMTMISDTMVAFVDENEQNLLEDLKDKITFLASHVGFIEDLDALIRKYETSYNIGESGSSCTLTSKSIQKLSSREFQTSAIQAVSGVLDKKVSSLSFPSSVIQSELTGAVSGQTLSGIVKTESIHPVGSTASVVVKTFVSDMKSLVESEESPQQKSAWSAAVHIYHSIQNNLKDYFGKLQRCALKSIVTSDDNITNAEFKETVPLPCLNMKYWPSKSEPQLPESTGAVTLQRGLSESSKLIWAKTESEESKLLLTTCIKEVISELLVLYKTEISKEDALYTVGEKGSGFSIEREKFVEGVLAQLGDIAHSRASSPIVCEFPCQIEDSRSKATASLTSLLDCIRKLSSDEFKRNATQAVSEFLVKKSASSLTSAQPAYSVASRSCSIQNQYTWSKDICADSAAFGIIETFVEDLQSLAQPAEVEEREPDLQENAQKLQSRIWSATTSLYNNIQKTLKDFIIHQRRSDMLSRMSSHIPTEDSGHLGTKEHICLASQDLRQASKSVPHLHSLNLEVALHRGGSESSKLLWTETDEALLTNSTKEVISTILTSCEDQASNAPCFSTVGKKISDMSLEVNMLVGGVLSQLKDISLSRSPTPCEDMFERLQGSPERTSPVSLDCSTAASKGIASSHSLSTKSLQKRSSHEFQTKAEKGVSEVLSRSFNIVEEGTTDKYLQSVSTSTTSTDIIQTMVKDQQELTQTTQSSDMVSGTSLLTTGQVSEKRIWSVARNIYNSLQSKITEFLRKDLQRSDTTLGSIQIFTYQSSPASQRASLGHLEVNQSSVTPGVNDACVDILHKLLPKTTELSGSMLEDIDTIRCRSADSQNTRNTSSSRSSISLTPTSKLRQSKWHFALPGTPIPTEFPAQIDFPIVRNTIIEDFFHTEDLLPVTFVDKVRQAAGVVVDIMVESVENTQEDGQGASHPDDLRSAVRKLRKIISTWTIHIFSHELVDKVIAIQDSHSTPQVLTLEAAKSASDSILSRLKWGKEQCAISKELSSQLLQIFAEETVKGFLRQWSDEYENINFDVSVQNDPKTSTCMVILQMITKATAKCYFESATSVATSDIVEGVFDLERDTISSTGEQVLTFNTKGSNNVSKNLCPQESLEYQPQNISPTVYFTETMTTSHGSFSPEGIYDIASSFPLEEKSRKPSLFTRLSRSITKGFLSPFKSSRKTKLFK